One Helicoverpa zea isolate HzStark_Cry1AcR chromosome 20, ilHelZeax1.1, whole genome shotgun sequence genomic region harbors:
- the LOC124640355 gene encoding uncharacterized protein LOC124640355 gives MCYKKLTLFVILLLAVGHYSIQFRFMRTIKAIGHPYYKILMTLGSCKEKVIFYDQKIYGAITLNRVLDIYFECDNEIKVSRVEIILIINNTSSVAFSERGVGGSDFEATLYLPTNVNFVIYALTIFTCSRGKHSEESTAEPNRKNMAHTLMPFLYRKRN, from the exons ATGTGCTACAAAAAGTTAACTTTGTTCGTAATTTTACTGTTAGCCGTGGGTCACTACTCAATACAGTTTAGGTTTATGAGAACAATAAAAGCAATTGGTCATCCATATTATAAAATTCTGATGACTTTGGGATCTTGCAAAG AAAAGGTTATCTTCTACGATCAGAAAATATATGGAGCGATTACGTTAAACCGAGTTTTGGATATTTACTTCGAGTGCGATAATG agatTAAAGTATCTAGAGTGGAAATCATACTAATAATAAACAACACGAGCAGTGTTGCGTTTTCCGAGCGTGGTGTCGGCGGGTCCGACTTTGAAGCAACATTATATCTACCAACGAACGTTAATTTCGTCATTTATGCCCTCACTATTTTCACCTGCAGTCGAGGAAAACATTCAGAGGAGTCCACAGCTGAACCGAATAGAAAGAACATGGCGCATACATTAATGCCTTTTCTTTATCGTAAAAGAAATTGA